The Phragmites australis chromosome 13, lpPhrAust1.1, whole genome shotgun sequence DNA window TTCGTTCTCTTCCTGCCTCCTCCCCCGCCCCACCCCCGCCTCGTTACTGGCGCATCGCGTCTCGGAACTGCCCCCTCGGCAGCGAGGAACCAAAGCCAGAATATTTCTGATCCGGTGTTAGGATACAGGGGTTTGTTGCGAGGCTATGGAGGGATCCCTGGAGGCGCGACCCGGCGTACTCCTCGTCGGCGCCCCCGGCGCCGGCAAGCGAACCATCCTCTCCCGTGAGATCTCGCTGcactctctttttctctccctgAATCTTCCCGTCTCTCAATTTGCACGCGAAACGTCCACAGGACAGAGTGCCTCAACTATCTAGGATTCAAATCCGATGTGCTTGCATATTTGTCGCGtcgtcaaggaggaggaggagtagaaGAAGATCCCCCGGTTCATTTGTGATTTGAATGGACAAGCTCGAAACATAGTTGATTTGGAGTAGGCGGAGGAGTGAACACGCAAGCTTGCTAGTGTTCCAGGCTTCCAGCTGAAGAACTAGTAGTACCAGTTTCTTCCACTGGCTTGACAGATTCCTTGTGCTATGCGGAGATTTAGGTTTACATGCTTTAGCAAaacaggattttttttttctagtacCGTGAATTTCACTATTTTATCTGAAATTTCCATATCATCATGACTTGAACTACTGCAGGGTTGCTTGCTGCTGAAATACCGGAAACACATGACTTGTCATCGGGTGTGCTTTGTCAGGGGTACGTGATTGCACCATGTCAAATTACATTGTTGTGTATGTGTGATGTGAAATACTTACAGAAGCAGACCGTATAGTTTTGAATGAGTCTGCTGATACTTTGTAGCATTCATTTTGCTTGATTGGTATGCAGGTGGACAAttgaaacaaaatattattCAGCTGACCTTTCCATTTGGACAGCAAATCTCGGGGACGGGTTTTCTCTTGGCTCCCTCCCTCATCTAGATCAGTTGGCTGCTCTTGTTATGGTCTTCGATATGAGTGATGTCCGAACTGCACCCTCATTTTGTGCAACCTTTATAATTCAATTATCAAATTATAATTTGTTTAATCATTTGATCCATATAGTGTTTAATGTTCAATTATTTGATACTCAATGCTAATGTAAGGCAATTGTCTTAATAATTATGCAGGAATCCTCCTTTCTGACTCTCCAACGTTGGGTTGCCAATGTTGACATTCAGAGGTTTGAAGTCTTGTTGTGTATTGGAAATAAAGCAGATCTTGTACCTGGCCATGGTGCGCATGTAGAATACAGGAGGCGTATGCAAAGGCTTGGGGAGTCAAGTTCTGATCCACATCCTGAATATTTGGATTTTGGGATAAACAAAAGTGAGGGTTGTGGCTTGTTATCAGGGGAAGAGCCATGCATAGAGATCAGAGACTCCACTTCACAGTGGTGCATTGAGCAGAACATAGAGTATATTGAGGCTTGTGCTTCCAATGCTGACTTTGATAAATGTAAGTTGTCTTCTGGGCTTAACTGTTAAGTTTTCAtcaagttttaacatttttttaccATCAAGCCATTCTGGTTTCCAGTGATCAATCTATTACCATGAGCTCAATTGAGTATCAATTAATTAATTGTCTTATGGAACTTATATCTTTTATGGACTCCAATGAAAGGAAGCTTATATTCTAGCCAAAGTTAGACATTTACAGTCTTGGGAGTTTGTATCTGAATTGATGTTTATTAAAAACTAACAGGTCTATCAGTGGATGGTGATAGCCAAGGCTTAGAGAGACTCTTTGGAGCTCTTTCTGCACATATGTGGCCTGGAATGATTCTGAAATCTGGAAACAAAATAACTGCTCCATCCTTGGTTGAGAAAGAAGGTGAGTTAAATCACGAAAAACATTGCTGTAAAATTTTTAAATACCATAAATGACTAAATTGGCACTGATGATTGATGTGgtgagcttgcttgctttgcTCTATTGAAAAACTATAGGATGAAATGGCATGCTAAGCTGGTTCCTTGATTAAGTAATTTCAGTTATTAGAATATGCTGATCATCTTTTGCAGAACAAATGTTGCCCAATCTGTGCACAATGCTACTTTACAATGTTCAATTTAAACCCATGTATTATCTTGGCctgattatttattttcatttgacAGAATCTACAGATGATGAATCCACCTATGAATTTGAGTACGATGTCCTGTCCCATGGATCTGATGAGCAGTGGGAATTCGTTGGCGAGTCAAGTACATCCAGGACCTTTGAGGGATTAAATGAGGCTAGTGATACACAGGATCACACGCATCAAGCTGTGAAGGGTGATGCTGACTCTTCAGCATCCAACCCTCTCCCGAATGACACTTCCACAGAAACTGCTGAATCAAGTACTGCAACTCAGGACCACAAAACTAAGGATAGTGGTCATGTTGATAACACCGAAGCAGATACTGATGAGAATCATCAATCTGACGCCCCAGAGGTTAATAAGCTCTTTGAGGATGAACATTATGGCCTTGATGATCTGGAGCGGCTAATGTCAGAGATTGGCAACATGCGATCCAACCTAAGGCTCATGCCTGACTTCCAGAGGAGGGAGACGGCTGCGAAGCTAGCCATGAAGATGGCAGCCATGTTTGGTGATAATGACGAAGAGGGCTTTGAGGATATCTAAGCAAATTCATGTATTTTACCTTACAGCTGATTTCTA harbors:
- the LOC133888020 gene encoding uncharacterized protein LOC133888020 isoform X1 produces the protein MIVLPPSTVRSLPASSPAPPPPRYWRIASRNCPLGSEDTGVCCEAMEGSLEARPGVLLVGAPGAGKRTILSRLLAAEIPETHDLSSGVLCQGWTIETKYYSADLSIWTANLGDGFSLGSLPHLDQLAALVMVFDMSDESSFLTLQRWVANVDIQRFEVLLCIGNKADLVPGHGAHVEYRRRMQRLGESSSDPHPEYLDFGINKSEGCGLLSGEEPCIEIRDSTSQWCIEQNIEYIEACASNADFDKCLSVDGDSQGLERLFGALSAHMWPGMILKSGNKITAPSLVEKEESTDDESTYEFEYDVLSHGSDEQWEFVGESSTSRTFEGLNEASDTQDHTHQAVKGDADSSASNPLPNDTSTETAESSTATQDHKTKDSGHVDNTEADTDENHQSDAPEVNKLFEDEHYGLDDLERLMSEIGNMRSNLRLMPDFQRRETAAKLAMKMAAMFGDNDEEGFEDI
- the LOC133888020 gene encoding uncharacterized protein LOC133888020 isoform X2, whose translation is MEGSLEARPGVLLVGAPGAGKRTILSRLLAAEIPETHDLSSGVLCQGWTIETKYYSADLSIWTANLGDGFSLGSLPHLDQLAALVMVFDMSDESSFLTLQRWVANVDIQRFEVLLCIGNKADLVPGHGAHVEYRRRMQRLGESSSDPHPEYLDFGINKSEGCGLLSGEEPCIEIRDSTSQWCIEQNIEYIEACASNADFDKCLSVDGDSQGLERLFGALSAHMWPGMILKSGNKITAPSLVEKEESTDDESTYEFEYDVLSHGSDEQWEFVGESSTSRTFEGLNEASDTQDHTHQAVKGDADSSASNPLPNDTSTETAESSTATQDHKTKDSGHVDNTEADTDENHQSDAPEVNKLFEDEHYGLDDLERLMSEIGNMRSNLRLMPDFQRRETAAKLAMKMAAMFGDNDEEGFEDI